In Bradyrhizobium sp. 195, the sequence GCAAGCGGCGCCCCGGGTTGATCTACCTCGAAGCGAGTTGGTTCGGTGGGGAGGGCCCCTATGCAGGATTCGCCGCAACGGATTCGACAGTTCGCGCACTCGCTGGCGTCATCAAACTGGTCGGCCCCGTCGATGGCCCGCCGTTGCTCGCACCGGATTTCCAGACGGGTATCCTCGCCGGCCTTTGGGGGTTCATCGCCGCTGCTTCTTCCGAACTTGCGCGAATAGAGGGTGGGACAGGACGGTCGTGGTCGCTCAGTATTTTCGAATCGACCCTCGCTTTGACTGAGTATCTCACGTGTGAGGCGTTTGCGCGCGGCGACGTTATGCCCCGACTTGGTATTAACCGCTTCTGGCCGAGCTTTCCCATCGGTATTTACGAAACCAAAAAAGGTTGGCTCGGCGTCACCTTGCATACTCCAGATCAGTGGCGCGCATTCTGCGACATGCTCTGTTTGTCTGAATTGCTGGATGATCCGGCTCTGGTCCTAGGCGAAGACCGCCTGCAGCACATGGATCAGATCGATGCGCACATTGTGCCGAGGCTGAAAACGCGGACAGCGCCGGAGTGGTTTGAGGAGGGACTGAAACGGAAAATTCCGATCGTGCCAGTGCCTGAAATAACTGATCTGCTCCAAGACGCGGAGAAGAGGGCGCGTGGCGCAATCGTGCCCGTGGTGCTGGGTAGAGAAGAGCGCCTAACGGCTGGTTCGATGCAGCGGCTGACAGTGACACCGCCCCGCCAGGGCGGAAAGGTTCCGGCTCCTGGCGAGCAGCAGGCTTTCGCGAATACGCAAAGGCACCTCACCGGCACTAGCTCGGCGTCGTCCGGCGTCGTCAACGCCAAGCGGCCGCCGTTGAATGGGATTCGCGTCATTGACTTCTCGATGGGCTGGGCGGGTCCATTGTGTACCCGCACACTGGCTGATTTGGGCGCGGACGTCATCAAGATCGAGGCCATCCAATATCCGGATTGGTTTCGCGGCGTTGACCGGCGGGCTGCTTACGTCGACGGTCAGATGTACGAAAAGACGGTACGCTTTTGCATCTTAAACCGCAACAAGCGCGGTATCACACTCGACCTGAAGCGCCCCCAAGGCCTCGCTCTTGCTAAACGGCTTGTAGCGGGAGCCGATATCGTCGTCGACAACTATTCAGTCGACGTGCTGCCGAAGCTCGGGCTTGGCTATGACGTGCTCAGAACGCTCAACCCGCGGCTCGTGATGATGTCGATGTCAGCCTTTGGTACCAACAGCGTCCATCGCGATTGCCGGGCCTACGGCTCGACTCTCGAGCAGGGATCGGGGCTACCGGGCCTGATCGGAAACCCTGATGGACCTCCCGTGATGACCCACACCGCGTTTGGAGATCCCGTTGGTGGCTTGAATGGCTGCGCTGCAGTGCTGGTCGCTCTGCTTCACGCCCGTAAAACCGGGCAGGGACAGTTCATTGATCTTGCGCAGATCGAATGCATGATGCCTTTCGCAGCGCCATGGATTACCGCCCACGCGGTCGGCGTTACGACGCCAAGATATGGCAATCGGCATCCACAGTTTGTGCCGCACGGTTGCTTCCGATGTGCGGGCGAGAATAGCTGGCTCGTGATAGCGGCGACCGACGCGGGCATGTGGCACAGACTTGCATTGCTTATTAGGCGGCCTGACTGGGCGGAGGATGCCTCGCTGAAATCTGAGGAGGCGCGCCGAGCGATTGAGGATCTCATCGAAACAGAAATCGCAGCTTGGACGCTCAGCCGCGATGTGGATGAAGCCATGTACCAGTTGCAGGGCGTAAAGGTTGCCGCCGGCGTGGCACGACTGCCAATTGACCTGCTCAATGACGAGCATCTTCGGTCGCGTGCATTTCTGCAGGAAGTCGAACGCGCCTTCATAGGCGTGCATCCGCAGCCATCGATGCCAATTCGCGAAGGTACAAGACCATATGCGATCTGCAGGGGGGCGCCGACACTCGGAGAGCATAACAGGGAGATCCTAACGGGGCTTCTCGGCCTCTCCGACTGCGAGATCGCACTATTAGTCAGGGAGGGTGTCATCGGTACGAAGATGCTCTCCGAAGGAGAGCTCGCGAAAGCCAGGTAGGGGTGATCGGACTGCCAAATCGGCACTAGGGTCCAGACGGGTAAGTCCTCAACTTTGGCAGATCGGGCGGCTTCTCGCCAGACATTGATGGTCGCGCAAGATTCGGTCCGGGCTCCGCCAGAGCTCGCGCCGCAGTACCACTCCAAGGCCCTAATTGGCACATGCCTAACTCTGAGGCACGGAGAACTATTATGGTGAGTAGGTTCTTTGCTTCCGGTTCTCAGATACACGGCTGGAGCCGGGCACTGGCCGCTCGCGAGCGGCAGAGCTGGATCGATTCGAGAGTTGGGGCCGCGAATCCGCCCGTTAGTCAGCTCGTCAATCATGGGATCTTGTGGGCACAAGTGTCCGAATTTCGGATAAGAGACAAGAAATTGCTAAATTTCTGCGCTATTCGACGTAAAATTCCCAACTTACGCCGTCGTTCCGACTAGGCGACGGCAACATGCAGATTCAACGACATCTGGCGTCGCATTGAAGGCAGAGCCTGAACCACATGAGCGATTTCCTAAACTATAGTGAGCTTCGACGACTCGCCAAACGCAGGCTGCCGCGCGGTCTCTTT encodes:
- a CDS encoding CaiB/BaiF CoA-transferase family protein; the protein is MDEKIVSSPGVFSHLRVVEIGSSAGISYCARLFADFGADVRKVEPPSGDPLRQGAPLTPSGQSAWFGFMNFNKSSVIIDSNDSDAVIRLTTLIEDCNILLDGRDVDFSGCPSIDVAAIRKRRPGLIYLEASWFGGEGPYAGFAATDSTVRALAGVIKLVGPVDGPPLLAPDFQTGILAGLWGFIAAASSELARIEGGTGRSWSLSIFESTLALTEYLTCEAFARGDVMPRLGINRFWPSFPIGIYETKKGWLGVTLHTPDQWRAFCDMLCLSELLDDPALVLGEDRLQHMDQIDAHIVPRLKTRTAPEWFEEGLKRKIPIVPVPEITDLLQDAEKRARGAIVPVVLGREERLTAGSMQRLTVTPPRQGGKVPAPGEQQAFANTQRHLTGTSSASSGVVNAKRPPLNGIRVIDFSMGWAGPLCTRTLADLGADVIKIEAIQYPDWFRGVDRRAAYVDGQMYEKTVRFCILNRNKRGITLDLKRPQGLALAKRLVAGADIVVDNYSVDVLPKLGLGYDVLRTLNPRLVMMSMSAFGTNSVHRDCRAYGSTLEQGSGLPGLIGNPDGPPVMTHTAFGDPVGGLNGCAAVLVALLHARKTGQGQFIDLAQIECMMPFAAPWITAHAVGVTTPRYGNRHPQFVPHGCFRCAGENSWLVIAATDAGMWHRLALLIRRPDWAEDASLKSEEARRAIEDLIETEIAAWTLSRDVDEAMYQLQGVKVAAGVARLPIDLLNDEHLRSRAFLQEVERAFIGVHPQPSMPIREGTRPYAICRGAPTLGEHNREILTGLLGLSDCEIALLVREGVIGTKMLSEGELAKAR